The Virgibacillus sp. MSP4-1 genome has a segment encoding these proteins:
- the hpaB gene encoding 4-hydroxyphenylacetate 3-monooxygenase, oxygenase component, which produces MSAIDGKTYLNRINRLGTNVWFKGKKITHNISEHFAFKGAMKSQASLYNLQHDDKLADVMTYPSPKTGDRVGTSYLQPKTKEDLIKRRKMIQQWAKMSAGMMGRSPDYMNTVLMAFASSASILEGKENCFPEHLVSFYEKAREQDLSITHTFIHPQVNRSQLYLENTEEPISARVIEETDQGIVIKGARLLATQGGMTDEVLIFSPGGITDRANAFSCSIPSNAEGLTFICRETFVNGDSTYNYPLSSRFEEMDTIVVFDEVLVPWHRVFFYNNIQVANTFKEQSAFLPFTLHQVVSRQVVKVEFILGVAQSIVDTINISEYQHVQEQVSEIIIALESLKALLTKAEVNAASDQFGLMRPEEEPLKVAISYFPKVYPRIVEIIQQLGSSGMVMIPGEEDFASEIRGDLHQYLQSATKNAADRVKLFRLAWDLTMSAFGTRQTQYERFFFGNPVRLTTDLYLNYNKTPYVEWMKKF; this is translated from the coding sequence ATGTCAGCGATTGATGGGAAAACTTATCTAAATCGTATAAATCGGTTAGGAACGAATGTCTGGTTCAAAGGTAAAAAAATTACACATAACATTTCCGAGCATTTTGCTTTCAAAGGGGCCATGAAAAGTCAAGCTTCTCTATATAATCTACAGCACGATGATAAGCTGGCCGATGTGATGACGTATCCTTCCCCTAAAACAGGGGATAGGGTAGGGACATCCTATTTGCAGCCAAAGACGAAAGAAGATTTAATCAAACGGCGTAAAATGATTCAACAGTGGGCAAAAATGAGTGCCGGCATGATGGGTCGCAGCCCTGATTATATGAACACGGTTTTAATGGCTTTTGCATCCTCGGCTTCTATTTTAGAAGGAAAAGAAAATTGTTTTCCTGAGCATCTGGTGTCCTTTTACGAAAAGGCCAGAGAACAAGACCTGTCTATTACTCATACCTTCATTCATCCGCAGGTAAATCGCTCTCAATTGTATTTAGAAAATACAGAGGAACCGATTTCTGCAAGGGTTATTGAGGAAACGGATCAGGGGATAGTGATAAAAGGTGCGCGGCTGCTTGCGACACAGGGCGGGATGACAGATGAAGTGCTCATTTTTTCGCCAGGTGGGATTACAGACAGAGCCAATGCTTTTTCCTGTTCAATTCCAAGTAATGCAGAGGGCTTAACCTTTATCTGCAGAGAAACTTTTGTGAATGGGGATTCCACTTATAATTATCCTTTGAGTTCCCGTTTCGAGGAAATGGACACCATTGTTGTTTTTGATGAAGTATTGGTTCCGTGGCATCGAGTTTTTTTCTACAATAATATACAGGTTGCCAATACCTTTAAGGAACAAAGTGCATTTCTTCCCTTTACCCTTCACCAGGTAGTATCCAGACAGGTGGTTAAAGTTGAATTCATTCTCGGTGTTGCTCAGTCTATTGTAGACACCATTAATATCAGTGAATATCAGCATGTGCAGGAGCAGGTTTCAGAAATTATCATAGCTCTGGAATCATTGAAAGCCCTGTTGACCAAGGCTGAGGTGAACGCCGCTAGTGATCAATTTGGGCTTATGAGGCCTGAGGAAGAACCACTCAAAGTGGCTATCAGTTATTTCCCGAAAGTCTATCCCCGAATAGTGGAAATCATACAGCAGCTTGGTTCCAGTGGGATGGTAATGATCCCCGGTGAAGAGGACTTTGCTTCAGAAATAAGGGGAGATTTACATCAGTATTTACAAAGCGCAACTAAAAATGCTGCGGATCGGGTGAAATTATTCCGGTTAGCCTGGGATTTAACCATGAGCGCTTTTGGCACACGCCAGACCCAATATGAACGATTCTTTTTTGGAAATCCTGTACGGCTAACCACTGACTTATATTTGAATTATAATAAAACACCGTATGTCGAATGGATGAAAAAATTTTAA
- the smpB gene encoding SsrA-binding protein SmpB encodes MPKGQGNVIAQNRKANHDYFIEETFEAGIVLKGTEIKSVRDRRVNLKDSFARVERGEVFLHNMHISTYEQGNRYNHDPVRTRKLLLHRKEIDKLVGKTQQEGYSLIPLKMYIKNGVAKVLIGLGKGKKKYDKRETLKRKQAKRDMERAMKNQF; translated from the coding sequence ATGCCAAAAGGTCAAGGGAATGTCATAGCGCAAAATCGTAAAGCCAATCATGATTATTTTATAGAGGAGACGTTTGAGGCAGGGATTGTGTTAAAAGGGACGGAAATTAAATCTGTCCGGGACCGCCGTGTCAACTTGAAAGACTCATTCGCCCGGGTTGAGCGTGGGGAGGTCTTTCTTCATAATATGCATATTTCCACGTATGAACAGGGCAACAGGTATAACCATGATCCGGTACGCACGAGAAAGCTGCTGCTTCATCGTAAGGAGATAGACAAATTAGTCGGGAAAACCCAGCAGGAAGGGTATTCGTTAATTCCGCTCAAAATGTACATTAAAAACGGTGTAGCAAAAGTTTTAATTGGCCTCGGTAAGGGTAAGAAGAAGTATGATAAACGGGAAACCTTAAAACGCAAGCAGGCCAAGCGGGATATGGAGCGTGCGATGAAAAATCAGTTTTAA
- the rnr gene encoding ribonuclease R gives MSEMKEKILSYFNENAKPLSVHEIEEVLELDEDVESFKGLVKTLNELEQEGELVRTRKNRYGLPEKMNLIRGTIQMHAKGFAFLIPDEDEKDDVFINHRDLNSAMNDDRVLVRIESGATSGQRPEGTVIRILERSTNRIVGTFQDNGYFGFVIPDDKRIPNDIFIPKGMTSGAVDGHKVIVEITKYPEDRMSAEGAIVEILGHKNDPGIDILSVIYKHGIKSDFPDEVMEQANQVPDTIDPSELENRRDLRDELIITIDGADAKDLDDAVTVKRLENGNYKLGVYIADVSYYVKEDSPIDKEALERGTSVYLTDRVIPMIPHRLSNGICSLNPRVDRLTLSCEMEITDKGEIVHHDIFQSVIKTTERMTYHDVNEILVNDDQELKEKYEHITPMLKDMEALAQILRTKRMERGAIDFDFKEAKVEVNEAGEATDVVLRERSVGEKLIEEFMLAANETVAEHFHWMQVPFIHRIHEDPKPEKLEHFFEFIANLGYVVRGTANDIHPKALQSVLEEVKGTQEDMVISKLMLRSMQQAKYDPQSLGHFGLSTEFYTHFTSPIRRYPDLTVHRLIRTYLVEGKMGEDTREKWKDKLPEIARHTSFMERRAVDAERETDDLKKCEFMKTKIGQEFDGVISSVTGFGLFVELPNTIEGLVHVSFLTDDYYHFDDRHYAMIGERTGNVFRIGDELTVRCVNVNIEERDIDFEIVGMKPRKERPVKDRPTVIKTKEKKPKPKDSKNGPKKEKKGGKKSKHKPFYQSAPKKGKKKK, from the coding sequence ATGAGTGAAATGAAGGAAAAAATTCTTTCCTATTTTAATGAAAATGCAAAACCACTGTCTGTACATGAAATTGAGGAAGTCCTTGAATTGGATGAGGATGTAGAATCTTTTAAAGGCTTAGTCAAAACGTTAAATGAACTGGAGCAGGAAGGGGAGCTGGTTCGGACACGTAAAAATCGCTATGGCCTGCCGGAAAAAATGAATTTAATCCGTGGAACGATTCAGATGCATGCGAAGGGCTTTGCTTTTTTAATCCCTGATGAAGATGAAAAAGATGATGTCTTTATTAATCATCGCGACTTAAATTCTGCGATGAATGATGATCGGGTATTAGTCCGGATTGAGTCAGGGGCAACCAGTGGCCAACGCCCTGAGGGAACGGTTATACGTATTCTGGAAAGGAGTACAAATCGTATTGTCGGCACGTTCCAGGACAATGGTTACTTTGGCTTTGTTATTCCGGATGATAAACGAATTCCCAATGATATTTTTATTCCTAAAGGCATGACAAGCGGGGCCGTTGATGGCCATAAAGTAATTGTGGAAATTACGAAATATCCCGAGGACCGTATGAGTGCCGAGGGGGCAATCGTGGAAATCCTTGGTCACAAAAACGATCCTGGCATTGATATTTTATCCGTCATTTATAAGCATGGAATTAAATCGGACTTCCCGGATGAAGTGATGGAGCAGGCCAACCAGGTTCCCGATACCATTGACCCGTCTGAATTGGAAAATCGCCGAGATCTCCGGGATGAACTGATTATCACCATTGACGGTGCTGACGCGAAGGACTTGGATGATGCGGTTACGGTTAAGCGACTGGAAAATGGGAACTACAAATTAGGTGTTTATATTGCAGATGTATCCTACTATGTAAAAGAAGATTCGCCTATTGATAAGGAAGCGTTAGAACGTGGTACCAGTGTTTATTTAACGGACCGGGTCATTCCGATGATTCCGCATCGTCTGTCTAACGGGATTTGTTCATTGAACCCCCGTGTGGATCGCCTGACGTTATCCTGTGAAATGGAAATAACCGATAAAGGTGAGATTGTTCATCACGATATTTTTCAGAGTGTGATTAAAACAACCGAGCGCATGACGTATCATGATGTGAATGAGATTTTAGTCAATGACGATCAGGAATTGAAGGAGAAGTATGAGCATATCACACCAATGCTTAAGGATATGGAAGCTTTGGCACAGATTCTCCGGACGAAGCGGATGGAACGTGGGGCCATTGATTTTGATTTTAAAGAAGCTAAAGTTGAGGTGAATGAGGCAGGCGAAGCAACAGATGTCGTCTTAAGAGAACGCTCCGTTGGCGAAAAGCTGATTGAGGAATTTATGCTGGCTGCCAATGAAACCGTAGCCGAGCACTTCCATTGGATGCAGGTTCCTTTTATTCATCGTATTCACGAGGATCCCAAGCCGGAAAAGCTGGAGCATTTCTTTGAGTTTATCGCCAATCTCGGCTATGTGGTCCGGGGAACGGCTAATGACATTCACCCGAAGGCATTACAGTCTGTTCTGGAGGAAGTGAAAGGAACCCAGGAGGATATGGTAATTTCCAAACTGATGCTCCGTTCCATGCAGCAGGCTAAATATGATCCGCAAAGCTTAGGTCATTTTGGGCTGTCAACAGAGTTTTATACCCATTTTACCTCACCCATCAGACGTTACCCGGATTTAACCGTCCATCGTCTGATCCGGACTTACCTTGTTGAGGGGAAAATGGGCGAGGATACAAGAGAAAAGTGGAAGGATAAGCTGCCGGAGATTGCGAGACACACCTCTTTTATGGAAAGACGGGCGGTCGATGCAGAGCGTGAGACGGATGACCTCAAAAAGTGTGAATTTATGAAGACAAAAATTGGACAGGAATTTGACGGTGTGATCAGTTCGGTTACCGGTTTTGGACTGTTTGTTGAGCTGCCAAATACGATTGAAGGACTTGTTCATGTCAGCTTTTTAACCGATGACTATTATCATTTTGATGATCGTCATTATGCCATGATTGGGGAACGTACAGGTAACGTCTTCAGAATTGGTGATGAGCTGACGGTTCGCTGTGTGAATGTGAATATAGAAGAGCGGGATATTGATTTTGAAATTGTCGGCATGAAACCGCGAAAAGAGAGACCTGTAAAAGACCGGCCTACGGTGATTAAAACGAAGGAAAAGAAGCCGAAGCCGAAAGACAGCAAAAACGGCCCTAAGAAGGAGAAAAAGGGCGGCAAGAAGTCAAAGCATAAGCCGTTTTATCAAAGTGCACCGAAAAAAGGGAAAAAGAAGAAATAA
- a CDS encoding LysR family transcriptional regulator encodes MELRQIKYFIKVAELEHVSEAALELHVAQSAVSRQIANLEDELGVKLFLRGGRKIQLTSVGELFLEHVQRAMLEFDKAEKAVYDFLNPESGTIRLGFPISLAAKTLPNVISAFRKEHPQIGFQLHQGTVKELTDAVISGQIDIAFVSPVPTSHDDVKGHIFFTEKMMALLPASHELTNEPYLRLMQLRHEPFVIFRQGYHIRDIIMKACMQVGFQPRIAFEGEDVDTIKGLVSAGLGVSILPEITLTDLPMRDTKSIEIIEPNVSRTVGIILPSKREIAPSEQVFFEFLKNYYERLNRFGY; translated from the coding sequence ATGGAACTCAGGCAAATTAAATATTTTATTAAAGTGGCGGAATTGGAGCATGTGAGTGAGGCGGCTCTGGAATTACACGTTGCTCAGTCAGCGGTAAGCAGACAGATTGCCAATCTGGAGGATGAACTTGGGGTTAAGTTGTTTTTACGAGGCGGACGGAAGATTCAGCTTACATCTGTCGGAGAGCTTTTCCTTGAACATGTACAGAGAGCGATGCTTGAGTTCGATAAAGCAGAAAAAGCGGTTTATGATTTCTTAAATCCAGAAAGTGGTACCATCCGACTCGGCTTTCCGATAAGTCTGGCAGCAAAAACGCTGCCGAATGTGATCTCTGCCTTTCGAAAGGAACATCCGCAGATTGGCTTCCAATTACATCAGGGTACCGTAAAGGAATTAACAGACGCAGTCATTTCTGGACAAATCGATATTGCCTTCGTTTCTCCTGTACCAACCAGCCATGATGATGTGAAAGGGCACATTTTCTTTACCGAAAAAATGATGGCTTTATTACCAGCCAGTCACGAATTAACAAACGAACCTTATTTACGACTCATGCAATTACGACATGAACCTTTTGTCATTTTCAGACAGGGCTATCATATTCGCGATATAATTATGAAGGCCTGTATGCAGGTTGGTTTTCAGCCAAGAATTGCTTTTGAAGGGGAAGATGTGGATACGATTAAAGGGCTGGTTTCGGCCGGACTTGGTGTGAGCATCCTTCCTGAGATCACCCTGACTGACCTGCCGATGCGGGATACAAAATCCATTGAAATTATTGAACCGAACGTCTCACGAACCGTCGGAATTATCCTGCCATCCAAACGGGAAATCGCCCCATCAGAGCAGGTGTTTTTTGAATTCCTGAAAAATTACTATGAAAGACTGAATCGATTTGGATATTAA
- a CDS encoding GNAT family N-acetyltransferase yields the protein MTNRLLQIRRLNDNDYEFLTNMKTGIEDDYVVRIFPKLIHSDEHALYGLFDGNQMLTVAGYSIYLSQYAMLGRLRSDQRFLAKGNATELLKHIIRDLIDRDDIKWIGANTEIHNKPALKVLEKLGFPSHPPLYPVKLNNGETVEGTAGPLWKQLETIEEKREVLELFKKSDFEVFPYQCYYPFPYQDDFLTDKDLAESLFFTNKDRTRFFIMKEDQKKELHAFVMYPWNDHFEQPGFWDTVMNQLGTNFTEHRLWMDFMQEGLDRAKNLDSFEIRKPWVLHGIWKDKEGHRLP from the coding sequence ATGACCAATCGACTGCTGCAGATTCGCAGACTGAATGACAATGATTACGAGTTTTTAACAAATATGAAGACAGGAATTGAAGATGATTACGTAGTCCGGATCTTCCCAAAGCTTATTCATAGTGATGAACACGCATTATACGGTCTGTTTGATGGAAACCAGATGCTTACGGTGGCCGGGTACTCCATCTATTTGAGCCAGTATGCAATGCTCGGCAGACTCCGAAGCGACCAGCGTTTTTTAGCGAAAGGAAATGCGACAGAGCTTCTTAAACATATCATAAGGGATTTAATAGATAGAGATGATATAAAATGGATTGGGGCCAATACAGAAATTCATAACAAGCCTGCCTTAAAAGTTCTTGAAAAGCTCGGATTTCCATCTCACCCTCCATTATATCCAGTAAAACTGAATAATGGGGAAACGGTTGAGGGAACAGCTGGACCGCTATGGAAACAGCTTGAAACCATAGAGGAAAAACGCGAAGTCCTAGAATTATTCAAGAAAAGTGATTTTGAAGTTTTTCCTTATCAGTGCTATTATCCATTCCCTTACCAGGACGATTTCCTGACCGATAAAGATTTAGCGGAATCCCTGTTTTTCACTAACAAAGATCGAACCCGCTTTTTTATCATGAAAGAAGATCAGAAAAAAGAGCTTCATGCTTTTGTGATGTACCCATGGAACGATCACTTTGAACAGCCTGGTTTCTGGGATACCGTCATGAATCAACTGGGTACAAACTTTACGGAACACAGACTGTGGATGGACTTCATGCAGGAAGGACTGGACCGGGCCAAAAACCTTGATTCATTCGAAATCCGCAAGCCATGGGTATTACACGGAATCTGGAAGGACAAAGAAGGTCATCGTTTGCCATAA
- the gltB gene encoding glutamate synthase large subunit — MIQTGLPKQQGLYDPKFESDACGIGFIANIDGHQTHQMIQDAITILCRLEHRGGRGSDPNTGDGAGIMMQIPDELYRKEWNQMLPKQGDYAVGMLFLPQQEHLRKKAESVIESVIEEEHHELIGWRTVPVNESILSETAASTMPYIRQVFIKKPEKLYSADQFKQSLYLIRRIIEKRIHNMEDLKKGPFYFASLSPETIVYKGMLTPEQMDEFYMDLKNPVAKTAFGMVHSRYSTNTFPSWERAHPNRMLMHNGEINTITGNVNWMKARETAAVSHVFEERHKELLPIIDEDSSDSGMLDQTFEYLVTNGRSMSQTAMMMVPEAWDLNEQMQDPERACFEYLSTIMEPWDGPTAIAYTDGKQIGASLDRNGLRPARFYITEDNRIVLSSEVGVVDIEPEQIVQKGRLAPGEMILVDLEKHQVMFNEDIKREIASKFPYRQWLKDTQVQLKGFPETDAFEEISEDELLPFQLANGYTKEEMVKNLLPMVTEKKDPIGSMGNDTPLAVLSEQPQLLFNYFKQLFAQVTNPPIDAIREKGVTSTTSYLGPRHNFLDDGPEHCKRIRLYTPVLTKNEFDAVIHNSRSDFRFEKVSITYPVSHGASGMEPALESLFKQVERAIEQGVSMIVLTDRDLSGDRVAIPSLLVVSGLHHYLVRKGLRTKASLLLETSEARDVHQFSVLIGYGADIIYPYLAYRSIQKLVDYEFVEDYSYEQAIERYRDAATSGIVKVMSKMGISTIQSYRGAQTFEAIGIDRDVIDKYFYGTSSKLGGIGLETIAEESLTRHHTAYKDRRSTLPSGGDMQWRHDGEYHGFNPRTIHTLQHAARMNSKTLYKKFSELVENEKVTYLRDLLDFNFDKSESVPLEEVESAESIWKRFKTGAMSYGALSQEAHETLAIAMNRIGGKSNSGEGGEDPNRFTPDENGDFRRSAIKQVASGRFGVTSYYLTNADEIQIKMAQGAKPGEGGHLPGKKVHPWIADVRKSTPGVGLISPPPHHDIYSIEDLAQLIYDLKHANTNARLNVKLVSKSGVGTIAAGVAKGKADVILISGYEGGTGASPKTSIRHAGLPWELGLAEAHQTLVLNGLRERVRLETDGKLMTGRDVMKAALLGAEEFGFSTAPMVVLGCILMRACHLDTCPVGIATQNPELRDKFAGKAEHVVNYMRFVAEEMREIMAQLGVRTLDELIGRTDLLSLSPKKADHPKAKQLDFQPLLFTADADWLQAERKEVNVFNEQHMDTYQLIPQLEDALEDEKPLQLDLPIENTNRTVGTTLGYEISRRYGEEGLHEDTIDLRFTGSAGQSFGAFVPRGVTMRVKGDGNDYTGKGLSGGKLIFRPNLPSALHRMEEVIIGNVALFGATSGEAYINGGAGERFAVRNSGAHAVVEGVGDNGCEYMTGGRVVVLGSIGKNFAAGMSGGIAYIWANDIKEVKKKCNKELVLFEKLDDRDEQKEVKEMLLKHVQYTGSKRAKYLINHWDAAVRQFVKIIPEEYKSMLARDKDSSQEKVVQ, encoded by the coding sequence ATGATTCAGACAGGACTTCCGAAACAGCAGGGACTGTATGATCCCAAATTTGAAAGTGATGCTTGTGGAATTGGTTTTATTGCAAATATAGATGGTCACCAAACCCATCAAATGATACAGGATGCGATTACGATCCTCTGTCGCCTGGAGCATCGTGGGGGGCGGGGATCGGATCCGAATACAGGTGACGGTGCGGGAATTATGATGCAGATTCCGGATGAATTATACCGGAAGGAATGGAACCAGATGCTCCCGAAGCAGGGAGATTATGCTGTTGGGATGCTGTTTTTGCCACAACAGGAACATTTAAGGAAGAAAGCTGAGTCTGTTATCGAGAGTGTGATAGAAGAGGAACACCATGAGCTCATTGGCTGGCGGACCGTTCCTGTAAATGAGTCCATTCTATCAGAGACTGCTGCATCCACTATGCCATACATCCGCCAGGTTTTTATTAAAAAGCCGGAAAAGCTTTATTCTGCAGATCAATTTAAACAATCCCTTTACTTAATTCGGCGCATTATCGAAAAGCGCATCCATAATATGGAAGATCTTAAAAAAGGTCCGTTTTATTTTGCCAGTCTCTCTCCTGAGACCATTGTATATAAAGGAATGCTGACCCCGGAACAGATGGATGAGTTTTACATGGACCTAAAGAATCCAGTCGCTAAAACCGCATTTGGTATGGTGCACTCCCGTTACAGTACAAATACGTTTCCTTCCTGGGAGCGCGCCCACCCGAACCGCATGTTAATGCATAATGGGGAGATTAATACCATTACGGGAAATGTAAATTGGATGAAGGCCCGGGAAACTGCGGCTGTTTCTCATGTTTTTGAGGAACGTCATAAGGAATTGCTGCCGATTATTGATGAGGATTCCAGTGACTCGGGTATGCTCGATCAGACTTTTGAGTACCTGGTGACTAATGGTCGTTCCATGTCACAGACGGCGATGATGATGGTGCCTGAGGCCTGGGATTTAAATGAACAGATGCAGGATCCAGAGCGGGCTTGTTTTGAGTATTTAAGTACCATCATGGAGCCTTGGGATGGACCAACAGCCATCGCCTATACAGATGGAAAGCAAATTGGAGCATCTCTGGATCGTAATGGGCTCCGTCCGGCCCGTTTTTATATTACAGAGGATAATCGCATTGTGCTATCTTCGGAAGTAGGGGTTGTAGACATTGAGCCGGAGCAGATTGTTCAAAAAGGACGACTGGCACCTGGGGAAATGATTTTAGTGGACTTAGAAAAGCATCAGGTCATGTTTAATGAAGATATCAAGCGGGAGATCGCTTCAAAATTTCCATATCGTCAATGGTTGAAGGATACACAGGTGCAGTTAAAAGGATTCCCGGAGACTGACGCCTTCGAGGAAATATCCGAGGATGAACTTCTTCCATTTCAACTGGCGAACGGCTATACAAAAGAAGAAATGGTGAAAAATCTTTTGCCCATGGTCACAGAAAAGAAAGACCCGATTGGCTCCATGGGAAATGATACTCCGTTAGCTGTCCTATCAGAGCAGCCGCAGCTCCTGTTTAACTACTTTAAACAGTTATTTGCCCAGGTGACAAACCCGCCGATTGATGCCATTCGGGAAAAAGGAGTAACGTCAACGACATCCTATCTGGGTCCCCGTCATAATTTCTTAGATGATGGACCAGAGCACTGCAAACGAATTCGCCTATATACACCGGTTTTGACAAAGAACGAGTTTGACGCAGTGATTCACAACAGCCGAAGTGACTTCCGCTTTGAAAAAGTATCCATAACCTATCCGGTATCACACGGAGCAAGTGGAATGGAACCTGCTTTGGAATCGCTCTTTAAGCAGGTGGAGAGGGCGATAGAACAAGGGGTATCCATGATTGTACTAACCGATCGTGATCTGTCGGGTGATCGAGTAGCAATCCCATCATTATTGGTTGTTAGCGGTTTACATCATTACCTGGTTCGTAAGGGATTACGGACAAAGGCAAGCTTGCTCCTTGAAACCTCTGAAGCACGGGATGTCCACCAGTTCTCCGTCTTAATCGGATATGGTGCAGATATCATTTATCCATACTTAGCTTATCGTTCCATTCAAAAGCTGGTGGATTATGAATTTGTTGAAGACTATAGCTATGAGCAGGCCATAGAGCGTTACAGGGATGCAGCCACATCCGGTATTGTGAAAGTGATGTCAAAAATGGGGATTTCCACCATTCAAAGCTACCGGGGTGCACAGACCTTTGAAGCGATTGGCATTGATCGTGATGTGATTGATAAATACTTCTATGGTACGTCTTCAAAACTTGGGGGCATTGGTCTGGAAACCATTGCGGAAGAGTCTTTAACACGGCACCATACCGCTTATAAAGACAGACGTTCCACATTACCATCCGGTGGTGATATGCAATGGCGTCATGATGGGGAGTATCACGGGTTTAACCCACGAACCATTCATACGCTTCAGCATGCCGCACGGATGAACAGTAAGACTTTGTATAAAAAGTTTTCTGAGTTAGTGGAAAATGAAAAAGTGACGTACTTACGAGACCTGCTGGATTTTAATTTTGATAAATCTGAATCCGTACCGCTTGAAGAAGTTGAATCAGCAGAATCCATTTGGAAGAGATTTAAAACGGGTGCTATGTCCTATGGTGCCCTCAGCCAGGAGGCCCATGAAACGCTGGCCATCGCCATGAACCGTATTGGCGGAAAAAGTAACAGCGGTGAGGGGGGAGAAGACCCGAATCGCTTCACACCAGATGAAAATGGGGATTTTAGACGAAGTGCCATCAAGCAGGTTGCCTCTGGACGCTTTGGGGTTACAAGCTATTATTTAACCAATGCTGATGAAATTCAAATTAAAATGGCCCAGGGAGCAAAACCAGGGGAAGGAGGTCACCTCCCGGGTAAAAAAGTGCACCCTTGGATTGCTGACGTACGTAAATCCACACCAGGAGTCGGACTCATTTCTCCGCCGCCGCATCATGACATTTATTCAATTGAGGATCTCGCTCAATTAATCTATGACTTAAAGCATGCAAATACGAATGCACGCCTGAATGTAAAGCTTGTTTCCAAATCAGGCGTTGGCACGATTGCGGCCGGTGTGGCAAAAGGAAAGGCGGATGTCATTCTCATCAGTGGTTATGAAGGGGGCACGGGTGCCTCTCCTAAAACAAGTATACGTCACGCAGGATTGCCTTGGGAGCTTGGCTTAGCTGAGGCTCACCAGACCTTAGTATTAAACGGGTTACGGGAAAGAGTTCGTTTAGAGACAGACGGTAAGCTTATGACCGGTCGTGATGTGATGAAGGCTGCCCTGCTTGGAGCCGAGGAATTTGGGTTTTCAACCGCGCCAATGGTTGTACTTGGCTGTATTCTGATGCGTGCCTGTCACCTGGATACATGCCCTGTTGGAATAGCCACACAAAATCCTGAGCTTCGGGACAAATTCGCAGGCAAAGCTGAACATGTGGTGAACTATATGCGCTTTGTCGCTGAAGAAATGCGGGAGATTATGGCCCAGTTAGGTGTCCGTACACTGGATGAACTAATCGGACGCACAGATTTATTATCGTTGAGTCCCAAAAAAGCGGACCATCCAAAGGCTAAACAGCTTGATTTTCAACCATTATTATTCACTGCAGATGCTGACTGGCTTCAAGCAGAACGGAAAGAAGTCAATGTTTTTAATGAACAGCACATGGATACGTACCAATTGATCCCGCAATTGGAGGATGCATTAGAGGATGAAAAGCCGCTTCAGTTAGATCTGCCCATAGAAAATACAAATCGAACGGTGGGAACAACACTTGGATATGAAATCTCCAGGCGCTACGGTGAAGAAGGTCTTCATGAGGATACCATTGACCTTCGTTTTACAGGATCAGCCGGTCAGAGTTTTGGTGCGTTTGTTCCCCGCGGTGTAACCATGCGTGTAAAAGGGGATGGAAATGACTACACAGGCAAAGGATTATCCGGTGGCAAGCTCATTTTCCGTCCAAATTTACCTTCTGCATTGCATCGTATGGAAGAGGTCATTATTGGAAATGTGGCCTTGTTTGGTGCCACATCAGGTGAAGCCTATATTAATGGGGGTGCCGGTGAACGCTTTGCTGTCCGAAATAGTGGCGCACATGCCGTTGTCGAAGGTGTTGGAGATAATGGATGTGAATATATGACAGGCGGTCGTGTCGTCGTTCTCGGTTCTATTGGAAAAAACTTTGCAGCCGGAATGTCAGGTGGAATTGCTTACATCTGGGCGAACGATATCAAGGAAGTGAAAAAGAAATGTAACAAAGAACTGGTATTATTCGAAAAGCTCGATGATCGGGACGAACAAAAGGAAGTCAAAGAGATGCTCCTTAAACACGTGCAATATACAGGCAGTAAACGGGCGAAGTATCTCATAAATCATTGGGATGCTGCAGTTCGTCAATTTGTGAAAATTATACCTGAAGAATATAAATCGATGCTGGCGCGGGACAAAGATTCAAGTCAGG